From the bacterium genome, the window GGAAACGCTTCTGCAATACGACGGAAAGGGGAATTTGCTCGAATTCCGGCTGGACAAAACCGACCCGGGGCTGTCGCTTTTGATACAGATCCGCGACGAGGCGCACCGGCGGGCGCAGCTGCACCGCAGCGGCAGGGTGGAGCGGCAGCAGCGCCGCAGCGCGCTGGAGGACGTGGCGGGCGTGGGGCCGGGGATCGCAAAGACGCTGCTCAAAACCTACAAGAGCCTGAAGAAGATCCGCGAGGCGGAGCCGGAGGAGCTTGCGAAGCTGCCGGGGATGAACGAAAAGCTGGCGGCGGCGGTGAAGAAATACTTGGTCGAGCGGGAGAATTACGTGGCTCGGAAATTCCGGCTGAAGGACGAAATCGTGGAGCTGCGCAGGAAGCCGCGGCTGGTGAAGGTGAAAAAACCGTAGGGGCGCATGGGAGGCCCGCCGTCTCGGCGGGAAACAATTTCCTTGCGCCCGAAATTAAACCGTAGGGGGGCGGCTTAACCGCCTCCACATCTAAGGTGGGCGGGGGTGAACCCCGCCCGTACTGGGCGGGATACAATTTCCTCGCGCCCGGAATCAACCGTAGGGGGGCGGTTTACCCGCCCCTACATCTAAGGTGGGCGGGGGTGAACCCCGCCTGTACGGCGTGGCTGGCAGCCGACAGTTTCGAGTTCAGAGTTGACAGTTGAGAGTAAAAACATAAGGAGCCGAGGCTTCAGCCTCGGATATTTTTGGGAGTGCACCGGCTCGCCGGTGCCGGACAATGCATTGAGCGGCAGCAAGCTGCCGCACTCCTAAAAAACGGCGCGGACGCGACAGCGGACCGCCGCCGCGACCCGATCAGCGACGGGAGGGCCGCGTCCCCGCGCCCAGAGGAAGCGACCGGGGGCCGCGGTAGGTGCGCGGAACCTGCGCGCAACCTGCGCGCCCGGCCGCGGACGCGGGATAAACGGGGCAGGGGCGGTATGCGCGTGTGGCAGCCGTCCGCTTAAAACCGGGGAGCGCCGGCTTCCAAGCCGGGGGTCACATATAGGGATAAACCTATTCTTTTCGCTTGAACTTGTAGCGCAGCGATAATTGGCAGAACCGCGCGTGGGCGGGGAAATGAAGCAATGGAATGAAATGCAGCTTGAAGCTATACATGCTATAATGTTTGAGGAAGATTGCTGATTTTTGCCAGTCCATGCTTCAATCCTTAAGGAGTATCAAATCCGTGGCAGAGATTTTTGATGCACAGGCCGCCGATCTGGTGGCAGACAGTCTGGGTGTATCCCTGTCAGCATTCAGGCAATACGTCCGCGATTTCACAACGATCTGTGCTGATTTTGTTTCCTGTTTTCAAGATAGGATTAAGCAGCTAAGGCCGGAAGCTCCATTCCCGGAAGGATTCCAAGATGTCGTTTTGGCGTTTGCCTTGTTTATGCGACCGCAACTGCACCTAATAGAAAGCTGTTGCAATGAAAACCAGTTTCTTTGTGTCCCACCACTTTGCCGTTCCATTATTGAGTTTGTATTTCGCTTGTTTGTTGCCAATAGCACTAATCCTCGGCCATGTCTTGAAGTTTTTATAAATTCGGTTCAAGTGGATTCCGTACCATCGTCGACGTCAGCAAAGACGGCCATTAGGAATATTGCCCCTGGCAAGGAAGATTCATTGGACTTGGCATGGCGCATTGCGTGCGGAGAAGTGCATGGCGCGCATAGCGATGCACAAAAGCTTGCAGAAACAATGAGTCGCAGAGGGTTCTTTCCCAAGGACCTAAGTAAGGTAGTAATGCTTTCGCATTCAGGACTTTATCAAGTTCTTTTACTGGCCTCAGAATTTGAGCATATGAATTCCTTGTTCATTCCTGGTAACGCGCCTACGACTGAACGCGACAAAGACGGGAATTGGAATATTCAAGACATAGGAATCTCAAAGAAGCTAGCCCTCTCAGAAATTCAGCCAATTATTCGGCAGTTCCTCATTTGGAAATGCTGCGCCATTCCGTGGCTTGTAATTGATGAAATTATAACCTTGTTTGAGGAAATCGAGAAAACAGGTGGCTCCGAGGAGACGCCGGTGCGTGAGCTTTTTGGATTAAGGAACAAGGCAGAAGTGGCGCGACTGATTTCGAAAGTAGGGCCGTCAATGGAGACAATTTACAAAAATATGCCCTTTAGCGATAAGCTTATATATTTTTAGCGTTTCCGATACTGCTGAATTTTTCATCTATTTCAGGCCGCAATGCATTTCCAGCTTCAGAAAATACATCAAGAAGTTCATTGTGAATGTCAGAGGAAGCAATAAAATTCCAATAATCCTCACCTACAAGCACTTCCCCCGCCTTCAAGTCAAATAATCCTTTGAGGGTCCAACGGTCATAAGGTTTGGGATGATATGGGTTGTACGGAATTGCAAGCCTTGTCATTACATTTGCAGCAGGGTTTTGACTAAATTTAAGCGCTGTCCAATTCAATAACTTTCTCTTCAGCGCTTCAAATCCTTCTTTATTTGGTTTGGCAGTTTTAAGGTCTATGAAATTTTCTTGACCGTCGGTGACAAGATAAAAATCGACCTTAGAATCTGGATGCTTTAAGGCTTTTCCCGATTTGATGCTTCGTTTAATTAGTTCAGTTTCGTTGGTCTTGTTTACTTCAACGTCCGCGGTACGAAGGGAGTGGTGTATTTTTTCAATAAGTGCAACTGTTTCGGAATCTATCTCTCCCATAAGCAGCTTGCCATGTTGCGCTACTTTACCGAATGAACGTGCAATTATAGTTGAAAGTTGCTCCCAAATAGAAGTACCCAACGTGGTATTCATGGAGTGTATGAAGGAAAACAGCGCATATCTGTCTTTCCCCAGCAATCGGTGATGAAAAGGCATGTACTGGGTTTCCGGCGAATATTCATTAAGTTTTTCGCGTACAACTGCCAAAAGCAGCTTTTTAATTTCCGCTTTACAGCTGCTAGGAAGATTCGACATTAATGTTCCTGAAGCAAAATATGGACTCAAAGTACTTATTCGAATCTCGCTCAGTGCGCATTAGGACTGGCCGATGATAGACATCCTCAAGTTCCAATCCGCACGATTCGCCTATGCTTTCATACAATCCAAACTTATCGTTGGCTACTATAAGAACTGGTGCGCCCGGCTTAAGGTATCGGCAGACATTCTGAAATACTTCGGTAATCCCTTGAACATAGTTCTTGATTGCTTGTCTGCTGGAACCCTTGAAAGCAGGGCCGATCTCTTGTTCGTCGCAACGAATGAAATCGAACAGCTCGTATGCATACCTGTGCTGCTCGTGGTAGTCAATAATGCCGACATACGGGGGAGACGTGAAAATACCGTCTAGTTTAGTTCTTCGTCTGTATTTCCAGGTGCGAGAGTCGCCCAATATGCAATCCACTTCGGATTTGGTTCTCAATTGTGCATATTCCTTAATGCGATCGATCGAATCAAGAGAGTACCTGTGAATGAACTTGTACGCCTCATCAATCGGTTCGCAATACCGATTGTGCTTGATGCACCAGTATTGACCCCTAACGGGTTTTTTGGGTCTAGCGAGGTCATAGTGTGCAATTAGTCTTGCCGACCTTGCGGCCCGCGACAGGATTATCGTCATCAAATCCTTGTTGTTGTATTCATCAAGAATGTTTCGGTAAAATAGTATTTCTTGAAGTGCCCTATCCGAAAACCACTCATTCAGGTATTCACTTTTTGTTTCCAATCGCTTCCCGTTGCCTGCGAAAAGGCCATCGGTATTTCGCTGCAACGATCTTGAAAACTCGCTCAGCCGGGCCAAGGCTTCAGACACCTCTTTTTCCATAAAAGGAATATTGTAAAGCCTCGTTTTAACTTTTTGAATTAGCACATTAAAGGCAGATATATCAAGGCCAATTGAATTCATTCCGAGGGCATTTGCTTCAACAAGTGTGGTCCCAGAGCCTGCAAAAGGGTCTAAAACCGTTTGCCCCGGCTCAAAGTATTTCCGAAGAAACACTTCAACCAATTGCGGGATGAATTTGCCAAGATATGGATGAAGCCTGTGCACATGCTTTGTGCGCTCAAACTCCCGAACTCCCAAAAACGAGAGGTCGTTTCCAAGATCGCGGACATTCTTTTCGACGTCGATGTTGCGCTCGATATGCGCCACGTCGATCCCGAACTTCTGCGCTGCTTTCACGTTTACAACTGAAAGACCCAAACGAAAGCCTCCAAAAAGGACTAGTTTGTGGCAAAGCGCCCAATAGCCATCCGATTATACACCAAATCTGTTTAGTCAAAACCATGCCCAATCCTTCAATCAGCCCTTTTTCAACCTTCCGCCTGCCGGCGATTTAGAAAACGTGGCGGCGATGGGAGACCGAGTTCATAGTTTGAAAATGAGAGTTCAGAGTTCAGAGTTGACAGTTGAGAGTAAAAACATAAGGAGCCGAGGCTTCAGCCTCGGATATTTATGGGAGTGCACCGGCTCGCCGGTGCCGTCAATCAAGCATCCAGAAACGCTTCCACATCGATCCCCGCCTCACGCAGAATCGCCCGGAGCGTTCCTTCCGCAAGCGGCCTGGAATGGTGGGGAATTGAAATCCTGCGGCGGGTTTCGGCGTTTCGCCAAAGTTCGTGGCTGCCCGGCCCCTGCCTGTCGAACGAAAATCCGTAGGCGCGCAGCTTTCGCACGACCTCGCTGTAAGTGAATCCGGCAAGCCTGCCCATCTAGTCCACGCCGACCGGAACCACCAGCTCGATTTGCATTTCCGGATCGGCCGCCTTTGCCAGAGCCGGCGGAAGCGGATCGCCGTGCTCCAGGCACGACTCGGCGATTTTCCGGGCAAGCCCCTGCGCGATTTCGCAGGCCTCGGCAAGCGTGCGCCCCTCGGCAACGAGTCCCGGCACGTCCGGGCTTGTCGCGATGAATCCCCCTTCCTCCAGGGATTCGACATGCAGCCTGATGGTGGTTTCGGTCACTTGCGGATCACCGGAATGATTATACCCCTGATTGCACCCGGCATTCAATCGCCCCTACTATAATTACCCGGTGCCGAAACCGACACCTGACGCCGCGGCCCGCGCCGCGGAGCTTCGCTCGCTGATCGAGCGCTACGCACGCGCGTACTACACCCACGACGCGCCGCTCGTCTCCGACGAGGAGTACGACGCGCTTCTGCGGGAGCTTATGGCGCTTGAGGCGGAGCACCCGGAGCTGGCCGCGCCCGACTCGCCCACGCAGAAGGTCGGCGGCGAGGTGCGCAAGGAGTTCCCGCAGGTGCGGCACGCGCATCCGATGCTTTCGCTGAACAACGCGTACAGTCCGGCGGAGCTTGCCGAGTTCGACGAGAGAATCGCGAAGGTGCTCGGCGCGGAGGGAGGGCCGTCCGGGGAAGCGCGGCCGTGGACATACCACGTCGAGGCGAAGATAGACGGGCTGGCGGTGAGCGTGTCGTACGCCGCGGGATTGTTCGTGCGCGGCGTAACGCGCGGAGACGGCGCGGTGGGAGAGGACGTGTCGCACAACATCAAAACGATACGCTCTCTGCCGCTGCGGCTGTCCGAGGCGGTGGACATCGAAGTGCGCGGCGAGGTGTACTATCCCAAATCCGCGTTCGCGGAGCTGAACCGGCGGCTTGCGGATGGGGGGGAGCGTGAATTTGCCAATCCGCGCAACGCGGCGGCTGGGACGATAAGGAATCAGGATTCAAGCGTGGCCGCGGCGAGGCCGCTCGAGCTTGCGTTTTACCAGATCGTCGAGCCGGAAAGGTACGGGCTTGCGACGCAGGCATCGGCGATGGAATACCTGGCGCGGCTGGGACTGCGGCCGAATCCGCTGCGCAAATTGTGCCGGGATCTTCGCGAAGTCGAGCGGCTGCTGGACGGGTGGCGCCTGGAGAGGGACGCGTACGATTTCCCGCTCGACGGCGCGGTGATAAAGGTGAACGAGCTTGCGCTTTGGGGCGAGCTGGGGACGACGGCCAAGGCGCCGCGCGCCGCGATCGCGTACAAGTGGGCGGCCGAAGGCGTGACGACCATGCTTTTGGGAATCGAGTACGGCCTGTCTCGATACGGAGTTTTGACTCCCGTGGCGGTGCTCGAGCCCGTGCCGCTGGCTGGCTCGACTGTGGCGCGGGCGACGCTGCACAACCAGGACGAGATCGCGCGGCTGGGAATAATGATAGGCGACACCGTGCGTCTTGAAAAAGGGGGCGACGTAATCCCGAAGGTGGTGGGCGTGATCGAGGCGCTGCGTCCGCACGACGCGCAACCAGTCCCCCCCCCGAGCCGGTGCCCGGAGTGCGGCGGGCTTACTAGAATGGACGAGCTCGCGCATAACTACGCGTGCGTGAACCGAGATTGCGCAGGCGTTCTGGTACAGCAGATAGCATACCTCGCGTCGCGCGTCTGCCTGGACATCGAAGGGCTGGGCGAGAAGGTATCGCGGCGGCTGGTGGAGCAGGGATTCGTATCGGGCATCGCGGACCTGTTCCGGCTGCAGGCAAGGCGGGCGGAACTGTTGAAAGTGGAAGGATTCGGCGATTTGTCCGTGGACAAACTTTTGTCGCAGATCGAGGCGGCAAAGAAAAAGCCGTTCTCAAGGTGGCTCGCCGCGCTTGGCATTCCGCAGGTGGGGACTGCCGCGGCGGCGGAACTTGCGCTGCGGTTCAGGGATTTCGCCGCGCTCGCGGCGGCGTCGGTCAAGGACATCGAGGCGATCCACGGGTTCGGGTATTCGACCGCGGACGCGATAGTCAAGTGGTTCGCGGACGCGCGAAACAAGGATATGATCGCGGCGCTTGAATCGCTTGGCGTCGCTCCGGAGCCAGCCGCGCGTCCGGACGCGAAGTCCGCGGCGGGGCTGTTTGCCGGAAAGACAATTGTCCTCACCGGAACGTTTCCGGGCGCATCGCGCGACGAGCTGAAGCGTTTCCTCGAATACAACGGGGCGAAGGTGACGGACTCTGTGTCGAAAGCGACCGCGCTGCTTATCGCGGGAGAGGCCGCCGGCTCGAAGCTGGACAAGGCGCGCAAGCTGGGCGTGGAAGTGTGGTCGCCGGAGGATTTCGGCCGGTTCGCCCGCGAAAACGCCGCGGGGCTGTCGCTGCCGGAGGATTTGCGCTACCATGCTTACTTTAGCGAACTAGGAACAGCAAAGGAATAGGCGGCGGGGCGCGTGCGCCAAGTTCGCCGAATGATATGCAGAAGGTTGACTTCGATGTGGCGATAATCGGCGCGGGGCCGGCAGGTGCGGCGGCCGCGCTTTGCCTGCCCGAAGGGATTTCCGTCGCGCACCTTGACCGGGGGGGGCCGGCGCGCGAGAAGCTTTGCAGCGGGCTTTTGACGGAGGAGGCGCAGCGCGCGCTCGCGGCGATATTCGGGAAGTACAACCTGCCGCCGGAGGTTGCCGCGCCGCCGAACATAAACGTCCTGCGTTACGTGGACTTCGACAACAACGTGACGATGACGCTGCCGGTGAAGTACGCAAGCATGCACCGCGCAAACTTCGACCGCTGGCTGCTTTCCAAAATCAAGCGCGACGGGTACAAAACGCTCTGGGGCGCGGTCGTGACCGCGGTCGCCCGCGAGGACCACACTTTCAAAATCGATTACCTGCTGGACGGTGAAAAGAAGTCGCTGTCCGCGAGGTTCGTCATCGACGCGTCGGGATGGGCGGCGATCACGCGCGGCGAAAACGGATTCGCCCGCCCGGTGCGCCGGTTCGCGATGCAGGCCGTTTTTCCGGGGGGGGGAGCTAAGGAGTTCCGCGCGTTCTTCCACGAGGGGCACACCGACTGGTTCG encodes:
- a CDS encoding TdeIII family type II restriction endonuclease; the encoded protein is MSNLPSSCKAEIKKLLLAVVREKLNEYSPETQYMPFHHRLLGKDRYALFSFIHSMNTTLGTSIWEQLSTIIARSFGKVAQHGKLLMGEIDSETVALIEKIHHSLRTADVEVNKTNETELIKRSIKSGKALKHPDSKVDFYLVTDGQENFIDLKTAKPNKEGFEALKRKLLNWTALKFSQNPAANVMTRLAIPYNPYHPKPYDRWTLKGLFDLKAGEVLVGEDYWNFIASSDIHNELLDVFSEAGNALRPEIDEKFSSIGNAKNI
- a CDS encoding type II toxin-antitoxin system HicA family toxin, with product MGRLAGFTYSEVVRKLRAYGFSFDRQGPGSHELWRNAETRRRISIPHHSRPLAEGTLRAILREAGIDVEAFLDA
- a CDS encoding type II toxin-antitoxin system HicB family antitoxin, whose product is MTETTIRLHVESLEEGGFIATSPDVPGLVAEGRTLAEACEIAQGLARKIAESCLEHGDPLPPALAKAADPEMQIELVVPVGVD
- the ligA gene encoding NAD-dependent DNA ligase LigA — its product is MPKPTPDAAARAAELRSLIERYARAYYTHDAPLVSDEEYDALLRELMALEAEHPELAAPDSPTQKVGGEVRKEFPQVRHAHPMLSLNNAYSPAELAEFDERIAKVLGAEGGPSGEARPWTYHVEAKIDGLAVSVSYAAGLFVRGVTRGDGAVGEDVSHNIKTIRSLPLRLSEAVDIEVRGEVYYPKSAFAELNRRLADGGEREFANPRNAAAGTIRNQDSSVAAARPLELAFYQIVEPERYGLATQASAMEYLARLGLRPNPLRKLCRDLREVERLLDGWRLERDAYDFPLDGAVIKVNELALWGELGTTAKAPRAAIAYKWAAEGVTTMLLGIEYGLSRYGVLTPVAVLEPVPLAGSTVARATLHNQDEIARLGIMIGDTVRLEKGGDVIPKVVGVIEALRPHDAQPVPPPSRCPECGGLTRMDELAHNYACVNRDCAGVLVQQIAYLASRVCLDIEGLGEKVSRRLVEQGFVSGIADLFRLQARRAELLKVEGFGDLSVDKLLSQIEAAKKKPFSRWLAALGIPQVGTAAAAELALRFRDFAALAAASVKDIEAIHGFGYSTADAIVKWFADARNKDMIAALESLGVAPEPAARPDAKSAAGLFAGKTIVLTGTFPGASRDELKRFLEYNGAKVTDSVSKATALLIAGEAAGSKLDKARKLGVEVWSPEDFGRFARENAAGLSLPEDLRYHAYFSELGTAKE
- a CDS encoding FAD-dependent monooxygenase gives rise to the protein MQKVDFDVAIIGAGPAGAAAALCLPEGISVAHLDRGGPAREKLCSGLLTEEAQRALAAIFGKYNLPPEVAAPPNINVLRYVDFDNNVTMTLPVKYASMHRANFDRWLLSKIKRDGYKTLWGAVVTAVAREDHTFKIDYLLDGEKKSLSARFVIDASGWAAITRGENGFARPVRRFAMQAVFPGGGAKEFRAFFHEGHTDWFGWTVPKEDMVLAGIGFAQEPDTYSGNGSGAQASKAHKRARRAAEKAGHGAPHADGNGAAKQNRLLSFAKFLSMLSEKGWLEVPGLPAPDDLDAIKEFNRIFPVKGSPITTITSIKQVHLG